The genomic region CCTGCTGCGGGGAGCCGACGGTCAGCGGCGTCTGCGCCATGAAGTCCTCCAGCGACGGCCCGTGCCCGTACACCGGTGCGACGTCGAAGTACGGCCGGAACTCGCGCACGGCGTCCTGCGAGTTCCGCCGCATGAACACGTGCCCGCCCAGCCCGACGATCGCCTGCTCGGGCGTGCCGTGCCCGTGGTGCGCGTACCGGGTCCGGTACAGCTCGACCATGCGCCTGGTGTGCTCGGCCGGCCAGAAGATGTTGTTGTGGAAGAAGCCGTCGCCGTAGTACGCGGCCTGCTCGGCGATCTCCGGCGAGCGGATCGACCCGTGCCAGACGAACGGCGGTACGCCGTCCAGCGGGCGGGGCGTGGCGGTGAAGCCCTGCAACGGCGTACGGAACTTCCCCTCCCAGTCGACGGCCTCCTCGCGCCACAGCCGGTGGAGGAGGGCGTAGTTCTCGATCGCGAGCGGGATGCCCTGCCGGATGTCCTGCCCGAACCAGGGGTAGACGGGCGCGGTGTTGCCGCGGCCCAGCATCAGGTCCACCCGGCCGTCGGCCAGGTGCTGGAGCATCGCGAAGTCCTCGGCGATCTTCACCGGGTCGTTGGTGGTGATGAGGGTGGTGGCGGTGGAGAGGATCAGCCGCTCGGTGCGGGCGGCGATGTGGCCGAGCATGGTGGTCGGGGACGACGGCACGAACGGCGGGTTGTGGTGCTCACCGGTGGCGAAGACGTCGAGGCCGGCCTCCTCGGCCTTGAGCGCGATGGCGACCATCGCCTTGATGCGCTCGCGTTCGGTCGGCGTGCGGCCGGTGGTCGGGTCGGGCGTGACGTCGCCGACGCTGAAGATCCCGAACTGCATGATCGCTCACCCTCCAGGTTGTTTACCCTTCAACCATACCTGCGGGGCGGACTGTGCCGAGCGAGTGCCACACCCCGGCGTGCGAAGCTGCCCGCATGCAGATCGTGCGTTCCGCCGCCCTCTTCGTCCTCGCCGCCCTGCTGGAGATCGGCGGCGCCTGGCTGGTCTGGCAGGGCGTGCGCGAGAGCAGGGGCTGGCTGTGGGCGGCCGGCGGCGTCCTCGCGCTCGGCGCGTACGGCTTCGTCGCGACGTTCCAGCCCGACGCCCACTTCGGCCGCGTCCTCGCCGCGTACGGCGGGATCTTCGTCGCCGGTTCGATCCTGTGGGGCGTGGTCGCTGACGGCTACCGCCCGGACCGCTGGGACGTCACGGGCGCACTGGTCTGCCTCGCGGGCATGGCGGTGATCATGTACGCCCCGCGAGGAAACTGATCGGCCTCCCGGCCCCGGCCGGGGCCTCAGAACGGCTCGTCGGGCAGCAGCCCCAGCTGCCCCAGGAAGTCCATCTCGTCGAAGTACAGGCGGTAGTCGACGATCCGGCCGTCCCGCACGGTGGCGATGTCCACCCCGCGGATCCTGATCTCCTTCTGCGTCGGGGGCAGCGTCTCGCCGTTGGGCAGCTCCAGCGGCCCGGTGTTCCGACCGCTGAAGATCCCCTCGTCGATGGCCGTGTCACCGACCTCGTAGGAGTGCAGCGACCGGAACGTCGCCTCGGGGATCGCCTCCGTCATCGTCCGCCAGTACTCGACGATGCTGTCGCGCCCGCGCAGCTCGCCCTCGTCGGGGGTGAAGGCGACCGCGTCCTCGGCGTACAGCTCGCTGATGACCTTCAGATCGGCGTGCGTGGTGACCGCGTCGGTGAGCCGGTCCATGACCTCACGTGCCTCGCCCATGATCCACCTCCGGTGGTGCCAGGGGATCACCCGCCCTCATTCTCCCACCGCCGGGCCCGCCTATCCTGGCCGGAAGCCCTGGGCCGACGCCGGCCCGACCCCGCACACCACGTCCGAGGAGCTCCCATGGCCACCGCCGCCCCGTCCGCAGCCTCCCGCATCGCCGTCGTCACCGGTGCGAGCAGCGGAATCGGCGCCGCCACGGCCCGGCAGCTCGCCGCCGCGGGCTACCGCGTCGTCCTCACCGCCCGCCGCAAGGACCGCATCGAGGCGCTGGCGGAGGAGATCACCAAGGCGGGTCACCAGGCCACGGCGTACGCCCTCGACGTCACCGACCGCGCGGCGGTCGACGAGTTCGCCACGGCCTTCAAGACGATCGGCGTGCTGGTCAACAACGCGGGCGGCGCGCTCGGCGCCGACCCGGTCGCGACCGGTGACCCGGCCGACTGGCGCCAGATGTACGAGACGAACGTCATCGGCACGCTCAACCTCACCCAGGCCCTGCTGCCCAAGCTGATCGCGAGCGGCGACGGGACGGTCGTGGTCGTCTCCTCCACCGCGGGCCACGGCACCTACGAAGGCGGCGCGGGCTACGTCGCCGCCAAGCACGGCGCGCACGTCCTCGCCGAGACGCTGCGCCTGGAGATCGTCGGCCGGCCGGTCCGCGTCATCGAGATCGCCCCCGGCATGGTCAAGACGGACGAGTTCGCCCTGACCCGCTTCTCCGGCGACAAGGAGAAGGCGGAAAAGGTCTACGAAGGTGTCGCCGAGCCCCTCACGGCCGACGACGTGGCCGACACCATCACCTGGGCGGTCACCCGCCCCAGCCACGTCAACGTCGACCTCGTCGTCCTCCGCCCCCGCGCCCAGGCCTCCAACACGAAGGTCCACCGGGAACTGTGATGCCCGACGCCGACCGGGAACGGGAAGCGCGGCGCCTCGCCCAGGAGACGAAGAACGAACGCCACATGTGGTGGTGGCTCGCCTACTTCCTCTTCGGCATCCACATCGTGGCGTTCGTCATGATCTACGCGGTGATGCACGCGCCGAAGTAGGAGCGGTCAACCCTTCACACAGACGACCTGCTTCAGCTTCGCCACGACCTCCACCAGGTCCCGCTGCTGGTCGATGACCTGCTCGATCGGCTTGTAGGCGCCCGGGATCTCGTCCACGACGCCGGAGTCCTTGCGGCACTCCACGCCCCGCGTCTGCTCCTCCAGGTCCTTCGTCGAGTACCGGCGCTTGGCCGCGTTGCGGCTCATGCGCCGGCCCGCGCCGTGCGACGCGGAGTTGAAGGACTTGTCGTTCCCGAGGCCCTTCACGATGTACGAACCCGTGCCCATGGAACCGGGGATGATCCCGTACTCGCCCGAGCCGGCCCGGATCGCGCCCTTGCGGGTCACGAGCAGGTCCATCCCGTCGTAGCGTTCCTCGGCCACATAGTTGTGGTGCGCGCTGATCTCCGGCTCGAAGACCGGCTTGGCCTTCTTGAACTCCTTGCGGATCACGTCCTTCAGGAGCGCCATCATGATCGAGCGGTTGTACTTCGCGTACTCCTGCGCCCAGTACAGATCGTGTCGGTACGCCGCCATCTGCGGGGTGTCCGCGACGAAGACGGCGAGGTCGCGGTCGACCAGGCCCTGGTTGTGCGGGAGCTTCTGGGCCACGCCGATGTGGTGCTCGGCCAGTTCCTTGCCGATGTTGCGGGAACCGGAGTGCAACATCAGCCAGACAGAACCAGTCGTATCTGTGCAGACCTCGACAAAATGGTTTCCTCCGCCGAGCGTTCCTATCTGCTTTCCGGCACGTTCCTGACGGAACTTGACCGCCTCCGCCACCCCGTCGAACCGCCCCCAGAAGTCCTCCCACCCGGCCGTACCGAAGCCGTGCAGCCGCCCCGGGTCGACGGGATCGTCGTGCATCCCCCGCCCCACCGGGATCACCTGCTCGATCCGCGACCGCAGCCGCGACAGGTCCCCGGGCAGGTCGTTCGCCGTCAGGGAGGTCTTCACCGCGGACATTCCGCAGCCGATGTCGACGCCCACCGCCGCCGGGCACACCGCACCCTTCATGGCGATGACCGAGCCCACCGTCGCACCCTTGCCGTAGTGCACGTCCGGCATGACGGCCAGGCCCTTGATCCAAGGCAGCGTGGCGACGTTCCGGAGCTGCTGGAGTGCGGAGCCCTCGACCGCGGCCGGGTCGGTCCACATCCGGATCGGCACTTTCGCACCAGGTATCTCTACATACGACATAGCGTCCTCAATCCCCCGTGAACGAGTAAAGGTCTTCAACAGCAAATACCGGAGCCAAGGTCGACGAAAGGGAAACCGGACCGGCGTCCACGGCAGTGCGTGCGATACACATTGTGTTCATCGGCCGCCCCGCGGCGGCAAGCCAATATCCGCGTCGAGAGGAGCCACCACGTGCAACGGAAGGCGTACGCACCAGGTATCGCCGCGCTCCTCGCGGCCCTGCTGGCCGGCTGCACCGGCGGCTCCGGCGACGGCGGCCCGACGGACGACTCCAACCCGGGCGACACGGGCACTGCTTCGGCCGCCGCCGAGCCGGGCCGGTACCGCACGCTGCCCGAGCCCTGCGGCGCGGTGAGCGACGGTTCCCTCGACGAACTCCTGCCGGGCATCCGGCAGATCACCGACGAGGACCAGCGCGAGAAGGCGTACGAGGGCCAGGCGACGGTCACGTACGACACCGACCGCAAGGTCGGCTGCCAGTGGAAGGTCGACGCGCAGCAGGCCACCGACCATCTGCTCGTCGACTTCGAACGGGTCGTCTCCTACGACAACGCGGTCAGCGACGACAGCCAGGCCGAGCAGCTCTTCGCGGAGAAGGAGGCGGCGGCCCACCTGCCGGAGCCGACCGCCACCGAGTCGGTGACCCCGGGCAGCACCCCGGCCGGCGGTGCCGCCACCACTGCGAGCGGCACCCCCTCCCCGTCCGGCACCTCGTCACCCTCGGCGTCCGCCTCCGCCACCCCGACCGAGCTCCAGCCCCGCGTCCTGGAGGACGTCGGCGACGAGGCCTTCCTCGACGACGAGCTGAACAGCTCCGGTTCGACCGCCAAGCAGCGGACGGTGACTGTGGCATTCCGCACGTCCAACGTCATCGTGACCATCGAGTACGCCGAGCAGCCGGCCACCGTCGGCGTCGTCCCGGACAGCAAGGAAATGCAGGACAGGGCCCGGAAACTGGCCTCGCAGCTGGCCGATTCGCTGAGCGACTGAGGCCCCTTCACGCCCCCTTCACGCGCACCCGCAAAGCACCCGAAGGAAGAACACACGGCTGCCTCACCGCGTACGGTGACCACTCGGACCCGTTCCGACCGCA from Streptomyces chartreusis NRRL 3882 harbors:
- a CDS encoding LLM class flavin-dependent oxidoreductase, which gives rise to MQFGIFSVGDVTPDPTTGRTPTERERIKAMVAIALKAEEAGLDVFATGEHHNPPFVPSSPTTMLGHIAARTERLILSTATTLITTNDPVKIAEDFAMLQHLADGRVDLMLGRGNTAPVYPWFGQDIRQGIPLAIENYALLHRLWREEAVDWEGKFRTPLQGFTATPRPLDGVPPFVWHGSIRSPEIAEQAAYYGDGFFHNNIFWPAEHTRRMVELYRTRYAHHGHGTPEQAIVGLGGHVFMRRNSQDAVREFRPYFDVAPVYGHGPSLEDFMAQTPLTVGSPQQVVEKTLAFREYAGDYQRQLFLVDHAGLPLKTVLEQIDLLGEEVVPVLRKEFAVGRPADVPDAPTHAARLAGTRG
- a CDS encoding YnfA family protein, yielding MQIVRSAALFVLAALLEIGGAWLVWQGVRESRGWLWAAGGVLALGAYGFVATFQPDAHFGRVLAAYGGIFVAGSILWGVVADGYRPDRWDVTGALVCLAGMAVIMYAPRGN
- a CDS encoding ester cyclase, with translation MGEAREVMDRLTDAVTTHADLKVISELYAEDAVAFTPDEGELRGRDSIVEYWRTMTEAIPEATFRSLHSYEVGDTAIDEGIFSGRNTGPLELPNGETLPPTQKEIRIRGVDIATVRDGRIVDYRLYFDEMDFLGQLGLLPDEPF
- a CDS encoding SDR family NAD(P)-dependent oxidoreductase, whose translation is MATAAPSAASRIAVVTGASSGIGAATARQLAAAGYRVVLTARRKDRIEALAEEITKAGHQATAYALDVTDRAAVDEFATAFKTIGVLVNNAGGALGADPVATGDPADWRQMYETNVIGTLNLTQALLPKLIASGDGTVVVVSSTAGHGTYEGGAGYVAAKHGAHVLAETLRLEIVGRPVRVIEIAPGMVKTDEFALTRFSGDKEKAEKVYEGVAEPLTADDVADTITWAVTRPSHVNVDLVVLRPRAQASNTKVHREL
- a CDS encoding RtcB family protein: MSYVEIPGAKVPIRMWTDPAAVEGSALQQLRNVATLPWIKGLAVMPDVHYGKGATVGSVIAMKGAVCPAAVGVDIGCGMSAVKTSLTANDLPGDLSRLRSRIEQVIPVGRGMHDDPVDPGRLHGFGTAGWEDFWGRFDGVAEAVKFRQERAGKQIGTLGGGNHFVEVCTDTTGSVWLMLHSGSRNIGKELAEHHIGVAQKLPHNQGLVDRDLAVFVADTPQMAAYRHDLYWAQEYAKYNRSIMMALLKDVIRKEFKKAKPVFEPEISAHHNYVAEERYDGMDLLVTRKGAIRAGSGEYGIIPGSMGTGSYIVKGLGNDKSFNSASHGAGRRMSRNAAKRRYSTKDLEEQTRGVECRKDSGVVDEIPGAYKPIEQVIDQQRDLVEVVAKLKQVVCVKG